The following coding sequences lie in one Komagataeibacter sucrofermentans DSM 15973 genomic window:
- a CDS encoding cytochrome-c peroxidase encodes MRKMVAAAVVAGGVVYGGTVAYLTHFDHATAPAPAGAGVDAVSRAALDVVREARCDYCHAAKVELPFYFHLPVAQPLMSRDRAEGLRHFRVEPVIDALHNGSLPDEEKLARIEEVINQNRMPPTLYLLMHWHAHLSASQRESMLNWIAQVRRQHYATPGVADRFAAEPVQPIPESITVDASKVTLGQRLFFDRRLSGDEKSNCASCHSLQHGGVDGLVTATGIDGQKGPINVPTVFDAGFSRWQFWNARADTLAQQAAGPVMNPVEMGSHDWSAVADRLRADPTYAPAFEAAFGSDTIDETTITNAIAEYEKTLITPDSRFDQYLKGDDAALNTQEKHGYALFKQVGCAGCHTGPSMGGQALEPMGLEGDYFAARGGTLTDADKGRFEVTHDPADMERFKVPNLRNIALTAPYFHDGSVKTLDDAVRKMARYQTPDHDMSNQDVADIVAFLNTLTGRYQGETLRNTTP; translated from the coding sequence ATGAGGAAGATGGTTGCGGCGGCAGTGGTGGCAGGGGGCGTGGTGTATGGCGGCACGGTCGCCTATCTCACCCATTTTGACCACGCAACCGCGCCCGCCCCTGCGGGTGCGGGGGTAGATGCGGTGTCACGCGCCGCGCTGGATGTGGTGCGCGAGGCGCGATGTGATTACTGCCACGCGGCCAAGGTTGAGCTGCCGTTTTACTTCCACCTTCCCGTGGCGCAGCCGCTCATGAGCCGTGACCGCGCCGAGGGGCTGCGCCACTTCCGCGTGGAGCCGGTGATCGACGCGCTGCACAATGGCAGCCTGCCCGATGAGGAAAAGCTGGCCCGCATCGAGGAAGTCATCAACCAGAACCGCATGCCCCCCACGCTGTACCTGCTCATGCACTGGCATGCCCATCTTTCCGCCAGCCAGCGCGAGAGCATGCTCAACTGGATTGCGCAGGTGCGCCGCCAGCATTACGCCACGCCTGGCGTGGCCGACCGCTTTGCCGCCGAACCCGTGCAGCCCATTCCCGAATCGATCACGGTGGATGCCAGCAAGGTCACGCTGGGCCAGCGCCTGTTCTTTGACCGCAGGCTGTCGGGTGATGAAAAGTCGAACTGCGCCTCGTGCCACAGCCTGCAGCATGGCGGCGTGGACGGGCTGGTCACGGCTACCGGCATTGACGGGCAGAAGGGGCCGATCAACGTACCGACGGTGTTTGATGCGGGCTTCAGCAGATGGCAGTTCTGGAACGCGCGCGCCGACACGCTGGCGCAGCAGGCGGCAGGGCCGGTCATGAACCCCGTCGAGATGGGATCGCATGACTGGAGCGCCGTGGCAGACCGCCTGCGCGCCGACCCGACCTACGCGCCTGCGTTCGAGGCCGCCTTTGGCAGCGACACGATTGATGAGACCACCATCACCAACGCCATTGCCGAATATGAAAAGACGCTGATTACGCCTGACAGCCGCTTTGACCAGTATCTGAAGGGCGATGACGCGGCGCTCAACACGCAGGAAAAGCATGGCTACGCGCTGTTCAAGCAGGTGGGCTGCGCGGGGTGTCATACCGGCCCGTCCATGGGTGGGCAGGCGCTTGAGCCGATGGGGCTGGAAGGCGATTATTTCGCGGCCCGTGGCGGCACGCTGACCGATGCCGACAAGGGGCGCTTTGAAGTCACCCACGACCCGGCCGACATGGAGCGCTTCAAGGTGCCCAACCTGCGCAACATCGCGCTGACCGCGCCCTACTTCCATGATGGCAGCGTCAAGACACTTGATGACGCCGTGCGCAAGATGGCGCGTTACCAGACGCCGGACCATGACATGTCGAACCAGGATGTGGCGGATATCGTGGCCTTCCTCAACACGCTGACGGGGCGCTATCAGGGCGAGACCCTGCGCAACACGACACCTTGA
- the hemC gene encoding hydroxymethylbilane synthase, producing the protein MESAKPSAPFPSSALQKVAAEAAARQRKETTQTEPHRRQLPLKVGTRASPLALVQTRAFLTVLTRFCPVLRDMGAFQEHQISTTGDQVLNRKLAEIGGKGLFAKEIHEALLDGRIDFAVHSLKDLETTLPPGLVLACTLKREDARDVLILGPGCGEPDPADPYAVLPQGALVGCASVRRQAQMLHVRPDLKFGLLRGNVQTRLDKLAARQCDATLLAYAGLRRLGMEDRADVILDPTIMVPAAGQGIVGVTVRESDVELRELLSAIEDYEARAVATAERALLAELDGSCRTPIGGYARLIPVVAGGAPELHLTGLVAREDGSFLLKRSISGAPSDAARLGRDLGRSLRADSPADIFAESA; encoded by the coding sequence ATGGAGTCCGCAAAGCCATCCGCCCCGTTTCCATCGTCCGCGCTACAGAAAGTCGCGGCCGAGGCTGCTGCACGCCAGCGAAAGGAAACTACACAGACCGAGCCCCACCGGCGGCAGCTGCCGCTGAAGGTCGGAACGCGGGCCTCCCCGCTGGCGCTGGTGCAGACGCGCGCCTTCCTCACGGTGCTGACCCGCTTCTGCCCCGTGCTGCGCGACATGGGCGCGTTCCAGGAGCACCAGATCAGCACCACGGGCGATCAGGTGCTCAACCGCAAGCTGGCTGAAATTGGCGGCAAGGGCCTGTTCGCCAAGGAAATCCATGAAGCGCTGCTTGATGGGCGGATCGATTTTGCCGTTCACAGCCTCAAGGATCTCGAAACCACGCTGCCGCCGGGGCTGGTGCTGGCCTGCACGCTCAAGCGCGAGGATGCGCGTGATGTGCTGATCCTCGGCCCCGGCTGTGGCGAGCCTGACCCGGCCGACCCGTATGCCGTGCTGCCGCAGGGTGCTTTGGTGGGCTGTGCCTCGGTGCGGCGGCAGGCGCAGATGCTGCATGTGCGCCCCGACCTGAAATTCGGCCTGCTGCGTGGCAATGTGCAGACCCGGCTCGACAAGCTGGCCGCGCGGCAGTGCGATGCGACCCTGCTGGCCTATGCGGGCCTGCGCCGCCTTGGCATGGAAGACCGCGCCGACGTGATCCTTGACCCCACTATCATGGTGCCGGCGGCGGGGCAGGGCATTGTGGGCGTGACCGTGCGCGAAAGCGACGTGGAACTGCGCGAACTGCTTTCCGCCATCGAGGATTACGAGGCCCGCGCCGTGGCTACCGCCGAGCGCGCCCTGCTGGCCGAGCTTGATGGCTCGTGCCGTACCCCCATTGGCGGTTACGCGCGGCTGATCCCGGTCGTGGCCGGTGGTGCGCCGGAACTGCACCTGACCGGGCTTGTGGCGCGCGAGGACGGTTCCTTCCTGCTCAAGCGCTCGATCAGCGGCGCGCCGTCTGATGCCGCGCGACTGGGCCGTGACCTTGGCCGCAGCCTGCGGGCCGACAGCCCGGCTGATATTTTTGCCGAAAGCGCCTAA
- the secB gene encoding protein-export chaperone SecB, with product MSDTTQPPTPENGQSAPPAQPLAINLQYIKDLSFEVPAGAEIFATLRTNPQISVNIDVQANRLEPDQMVFEVILAVKTEASEPPQQEGGPQGRPVFIAELAYACIVTLTNPPAELVEPILLVEVPRLIFPYVRNILSEVTRDGGFPPVVLQPIDFVALWQAKRNSFDQTPGHA from the coding sequence ATGTCCGACACGACTCAGCCGCCCACCCCAGAAAACGGCCAGAGCGCCCCCCCGGCGCAGCCTCTGGCAATCAACCTGCAATACATCAAGGATCTCTCGTTCGAAGTGCCCGCCGGGGCTGAAATCTTCGCAACGCTGCGCACCAACCCGCAGATTTCGGTCAACATTGACGTGCAGGCCAACCGTCTGGAACCCGACCAGATGGTGTTTGAGGTGATCCTGGCCGTAAAGACCGAGGCCAGCGAACCGCCGCAGCAGGAAGGTGGCCCGCAGGGGCGTCCGGTGTTCATTGCCGAGCTGGCCTATGCCTGCATCGTGACCCTGACCAACCCGCCTGCCGAACTGGTCGAGCCGATCCTGCTCGTTGAAGTGCCGCGCCTGATCTTCCCCTATGTGCGCAACATCCTCAGCGAAGTCACGCGCGATGGCGGCTTCCCGCCCGTGGTGCTGCAGCCGATCGACTTCGTGGCGCTGTGGCAGGCCAAGCGTAACTCGTTTGACCAGACGCCGGGCCACGCCTGA
- the hemF gene encoding oxygen-dependent coproporphyrinogen oxidase, which yields MTISRTPVAHDALKDTARTWFETLRDRICTAFEQIEDEAVTAGTPTLPGKEAAGRFERKPWSRTNEDGTPGGGGVISLMRGRVFEKVGVNVSTVSGVFSPGFRDSIPGASEDPRFFATGISLVAHMCSPLVPAAHFNTRMIITTQGWFGGGGDITPMFPESAEAISDGERFHDGFRKACEKHDPEYYPRFKEWCDKYFYLPHRDEARGLGGIFYDRLNTGNLDADFAFTRDVGLGFLETYPDIVRSRMMEPWTQEQRKAQLVRRGRYVEFNLLHDRGTIFGLKTGGNTEAILMSLPPEVHWP from the coding sequence ATGACAATTTCCCGCACCCCCGTCGCCCACGACGCACTGAAGGACACGGCCCGGACCTGGTTTGAAACCCTGCGCGACCGGATCTGCACGGCCTTTGAACAGATCGAGGATGAGGCCGTGACCGCTGGCACGCCCACCCTGCCCGGCAAGGAAGCGGCGGGCCGCTTCGAGCGCAAGCCGTGGTCGCGCACCAATGAGGATGGCACCCCCGGCGGCGGCGGCGTGATCAGCCTCATGCGCGGGCGCGTGTTTGAAAAGGTGGGGGTCAATGTCTCCACCGTGAGCGGGGTGTTCAGCCCCGGCTTCCGCGACTCGATTCCCGGCGCGTCGGAAGACCCGCGCTTTTTTGCCACCGGCATCAGCCTCGTCGCCCACATGTGCAGCCCGCTCGTGCCCGCGGCCCATTTCAACACCCGCATGATCATCACCACGCAGGGCTGGTTTGGCGGAGGCGGCGACATTACCCCCATGTTCCCCGAAAGCGCCGAGGCCATCAGCGATGGCGAACGTTTTCATGACGGATTCCGCAAGGCGTGCGAAAAGCATGACCCGGAGTATTATCCCCGCTTCAAGGAGTGGTGCGACAAATACTTCTACCTGCCCCACCGCGATGAAGCGCGCGGCCTGGGCGGCATTTTCTATGACCGGCTCAATACCGGCAACCTCGATGCCGATTTCGCGTTCACCCGCGATGTGGGGCTTGGCTTTCTGGAAACCTATCCCGACATCGTGCGCAGCCGCATGATGGAGCCGTGGACGCAAGAGCAGCGCAAGGCGCAGCTTGTCCGGCGCGGGCGGTATGTCGAGTTCAACCTGCTGCATGATCGTGGCACGATTTTTGGCCTCAAAACCGGCGGAAACACCGAAGCCATCCTCATGAGCCTTCCCCCGGAAGTCCACTGGCCATAA
- a CDS encoding site-specific DNA-methyltransferase, which produces MTGRPRAGQVSASTPRLPRTVRYTEGPHLLVRGDCLRALRRMEADSVDVVVTSPPYNIGLKYRTYRDRLEEDGYLDWMVEIAREVRRVMRPDGSFFLNVAGSSAQPWLPFELMVRLREVFVLQNHITWVKSISVGNDTHGHFKPVNSHRYLNRNHEHLFHLTRGGDVGLNRLDIGVPYMDKSNIVRRGHRQDRRCRGDTWFIPYETVQGKAQKFHHPGTFPVRLPQMCIRLHGKSAPVVLDPFMGTGTTLVAAVREGGRGIGIDLDTIYVNVARQRVRQAMATADAGADGMDDRNS; this is translated from the coding sequence ATGACAGGGCGACCCCGCGCGGGGCAGGTTTCCGCATCCACACCGCGCCTGCCGCGGACTGTCCGTTACACCGAGGGGCCGCATCTGCTGGTGCGCGGCGACTGCCTGCGCGCGCTGCGCCGCATGGAGGCCGATAGCGTGGATGTGGTCGTGACCTCGCCGCCCTATAATATCGGCCTGAAATACCGCACCTACCGCGACCGGCTGGAAGAGGACGGCTATCTGGACTGGATGGTCGAGATCGCGCGTGAGGTGCGGCGCGTGATGCGGCCCGATGGCTCGTTCTTCCTCAACGTGGCGGGGTCATCGGCCCAGCCCTGGCTGCCGTTCGAGCTGATGGTGCGGCTGCGCGAGGTATTCGTGCTGCAAAACCATATTACCTGGGTCAAGTCCATCTCGGTCGGCAACGACACGCATGGCCACTTCAAGCCGGTCAACAGCCACCGTTACCTCAACCGTAACCATGAGCACCTGTTCCACCTCACGCGCGGGGGCGATGTGGGGCTGAACCGGCTCGATATTGGCGTGCCCTACATGGACAAGTCGAACATCGTGCGCCGTGGCCACCGGCAGGACCGACGCTGCCGGGGCGATACGTGGTTCATCCCGTATGAGACGGTGCAGGGCAAGGCGCAGAAATTCCATCATCCCGGCACGTTTCCCGTGCGGCTGCCACAGATGTGCATCCGCCTGCATGGCAAGAGCGCGCCCGTGGTGCTCGACCCCTTCATGGGCACGGGCACCACGCTCGTCGCTGCCGTGCGCGAAGGGGGGCGGGGCATCGGAATCGATCTGGATACCATCTATGTCAATGTGGCCCGGCAGCGCGTACGTCAGGCTATGGCCACGGCGGATGCTGGCGCGGATGGGATGGATGATCGAAATTCTTGA
- a CDS encoding cytochrome c1, whose translation MHEPGHRQRGAQPWRIMLRHGLLLGGLLAALPVGKGAMAHDYREPPPQHWSFQGPLGHFDMAAVQRGYTVYAQVCSACHGMKSVTYGDLAGLGLKEADVNALAASHRIPAGVDAGGHPVSRPANMDDHLLSPYPDAHAAAAANHGVVPPDQSRLAVVHPGGVDRIYAFLTGYGQTPPAGTVVPPGTFYNPYAANGQIAMPPPLYEGGITYPDGTPATVEQQARDVTTYLAWVASPHLTARHRAGVGASVFLLILLVLSICLKRRTWSNVH comes from the coding sequence ATGCATGAACCGGGTCATCGGCAGCGCGGGGCGCAACCCTGGCGCATCATGTTACGGCATGGCCTGCTGCTTGGCGGGTTGCTGGCGGCCCTGCCTGTGGGCAAAGGGGCCATGGCGCACGACTACCGCGAGCCGCCGCCCCAGCACTGGAGCTTTCAGGGCCCGCTGGGGCATTTTGACATGGCGGCCGTGCAGCGTGGCTACACGGTGTATGCCCAGGTCTGTTCCGCCTGCCACGGCATGAAGTCCGTGACCTATGGCGATCTGGCCGGGCTGGGGCTGAAGGAGGCGGATGTCAACGCGCTGGCGGCCAGCCACCGCATTCCCGCAGGCGTGGATGCGGGCGGCCACCCGGTCAGCCGCCCCGCCAACATGGATGACCACCTGCTCTCCCCCTATCCCGATGCGCATGCGGCCGCCGCGGCCAATCATGGCGTGGTGCCGCCCGACCAGTCGCGGCTTGCCGTGGTGCATCCCGGCGGGGTGGACCGCATCTATGCCTTCCTGACCGGCTATGGACAGACCCCGCCCGCAGGCACGGTGGTGCCGCCGGGCACGTTCTACAACCCGTATGCCGCCAATGGGCAGATCGCCATGCCGCCGCCTTTGTATGAAGGCGGCATTACATACCCCGATGGCACGCCCGCCACGGTCGAGCAGCAGGCGCGTGATGTCACGACCTATCTGGCCTGGGTGGCCAGCCCGCACCTGACGGCGCGCCATCGCGCAGGGGTGGGGGCGAGCGTGTTCCTGCTGATCCTGCTTGTACTTTCCATCTGTCTGAAACGGAGAACGTGGTCCAATGTCCACTAA
- a CDS encoding Smr/MutS family protein: MRQRRLNEEEQALWAAFAQGIAPLRTAPRHTGQTPPPASPPAVPPEADRPGMSRAAIMQRLAQGGVHAVHQTAGHSLTVQKGKGGAFEIGVRRPGLDDTSWRGLVSGKLRPERRLDLHGQVAQTAFHRLHGFLIQAHADNVRCVEIITGLGSGHNGGILRRELPLWLGRGDLGRLILAVVHPHAANQGAVRVLLRRPGRGVYR; the protein is encoded by the coding sequence GTGAGGCAGCGCAGACTGAACGAGGAGGAACAGGCCCTGTGGGCGGCCTTCGCGCAGGGTATCGCGCCGCTACGGACCGCGCCACGCCACACGGGCCAGACGCCACCACCCGCTTCGCCGCCTGCCGTGCCGCCCGAGGCTGACCGGCCGGGCATGAGCCGGGCCGCCATCATGCAGCGCCTTGCGCAGGGCGGCGTGCACGCGGTGCACCAGACCGCCGGGCACAGCCTGACGGTGCAGAAGGGCAAGGGCGGCGCATTCGAGATCGGGGTGCGCAGGCCGGGGCTCGATGATACGAGCTGGCGCGGGCTGGTGAGCGGCAAGCTGCGCCCCGAGCGCAGGCTCGACCTGCACGGGCAGGTGGCGCAGACGGCGTTCCACCGCCTGCACGGCTTTCTCATTCAGGCCCATGCCGACAACGTGCGCTGTGTCGAGATCATTACCGGGCTGGGCAGCGGCCATAATGGCGGCATCCTGCGGCGCGAGCTGCCATTGTGGCTGGGGCGCGGCGATCTTGGCCGCCTGATCCTGGCCGTGGTGCACCCGCATGCGGCCAATCAGGGTGCCGTGCGCGTGCTGCTGCGCAGGCCGGGGCGCGGCGTTTACCGCTAG
- a CDS encoding Tim44/TimA family putative adaptor protein, which produces MNFSFGHFPLDLIVLGLVAVFLVLRLRSILGRRVGAEPAARPMAAPPVAPTVVETAPEPPPPSVTYDIPTPDTRVGGVLARIGALQPDFTPDGFAKGAEAAFRQIVTAYAAGDLNTLRTLLTAATFTAFEAAIQSRQQAGETLRSEIRDITDIAIIGADVDETTGPNPVAHIEVRIVSDQISVTMDGNGQPVAGVDAVTEFSDLWVFERVLGVSGGGWRLGASRSA; this is translated from the coding sequence ATGAATTTTTCTTTTGGTCATTTTCCGCTGGATCTGATTGTTCTGGGGCTGGTGGCTGTTTTTCTAGTGCTGCGGCTGCGTAGCATCCTTGGCCGCCGTGTCGGCGCCGAACCGGCGGCCCGTCCCATGGCAGCACCGCCCGTGGCCCCCACGGTGGTGGAAACAGCGCCCGAGCCGCCCCCGCCCAGCGTTACATACGACATCCCCACGCCCGATACGCGCGTGGGCGGCGTGCTGGCCCGCATTGGGGCACTCCAGCCCGATTTCACGCCAGACGGGTTTGCCAAGGGCGCTGAGGCGGCCTTTCGCCAGATCGTGACCGCCTACGCGGCAGGCGACCTGAACACGCTGCGCACGCTGCTCACGGCGGCCACCTTCACCGCGTTCGAGGCCGCGATCCAGTCTCGCCAGCAGGCGGGCGAGACCCTGCGCAGCGAAATCCGCGATATTACCGATATCGCCATCATTGGCGCGGATGTTGACGAGACGACAGGCCCCAATCCTGTCGCCCATATCGAGGTGCGCATCGTGTCCGACCAGATCAGCGTTACGATGGATGGCAACGGGCAGCCCGTAGCGGGCGTGGATGCCGTGACCGAGTTCTCCGACCTGTGGGTGTTCGAGCGCGTGCTTGGCGTCAGTGGTGGTGGCTGGCGGCTTGGAGCAAGCCGTAGCGCATAG
- a CDS encoding murein transglycosylase A — translation MKVFKRIAPLCAVAALCGCHMESPTLGAKAPSHHAHALSFSKLPGWQDDAHEEALPVFLAECHKIESLPPESGLGGDSSAHAGHQVGDWQPACTAARAVPAGDRAAARAFFEQWFVPTRLPAGKRAGGMLFTGYYEPEIRGSLRRGGIYQTPVYRRPPDLLRQRDAQGNVVTGRMHDGQIVPYWTRAQIDAGALAHEKLELLWLADPVDLFFLQIQGSGRVRLPNDEVVRLGFDGLNGQPYVPLGRAMVAQGLIGSDDVNMASIRGWLEANPGKARAVMEQNPNYVFFRQLPSDSPLAGAPGALGVPLTPGRSMAVDRSYIPLGSPVWVQAQVPVSGHLATWNRLDFAQDLGTDIKGPDRADLYMGWGPEAAQAAGNLHSPGQMILLVPRSEPGREKKHSHKHKHKH, via the coding sequence ATGAAAGTGTTCAAGCGTATTGCGCCGCTGTGCGCCGTTGCCGCCCTGTGCGGGTGCCATATGGAGTCCCCCACGCTGGGGGCAAAGGCGCCATCCCACCATGCCCACGCGCTCTCCTTCAGCAAGCTGCCCGGCTGGCAGGATGATGCGCACGAAGAGGCGCTGCCCGTTTTTCTGGCGGAATGCCACAAGATCGAGAGCCTGCCGCCCGAAAGCGGGCTGGGGGGTGATTCTTCTGCGCATGCGGGTCATCAGGTTGGCGACTGGCAGCCCGCCTGCACGGCGGCCCGCGCGGTGCCAGCCGGCGACCGGGCCGCGGCGCGTGCGTTTTTCGAGCAATGGTTCGTGCCGACCCGCCTGCCCGCAGGCAAGCGCGCCGGGGGCATGCTGTTCACCGGCTATTACGAGCCCGAGATTCGCGGTTCCCTGCGTCGTGGCGGCATTTACCAGACCCCCGTCTATCGCCGCCCCCCCGACCTGCTGCGCCAGCGTGACGCGCAGGGCAATGTCGTGACCGGGCGCATGCATGACGGGCAGATTGTGCCCTACTGGACCCGCGCGCAGATCGATGCGGGCGCGCTGGCGCATGAAAAGCTTGAACTGCTGTGGCTGGCCGACCCGGTGGACCTGTTCTTTTTGCAGATTCAGGGTTCAGGCCGCGTGCGCCTGCCCAATGACGAGGTGGTCCGCCTTGGCTTTGATGGCCTCAATGGCCAGCCCTATGTGCCGCTGGGCCGGGCCATGGTGGCGCAGGGCCTGATTGGCAGCGATGATGTTAACATGGCCTCCATCCGGGGCTGGCTGGAAGCGAATCCGGGCAAGGCGCGGGCGGTGATGGAGCAGAACCCGAATTACGTCTTCTTCCGCCAGCTGCCTTCCGACAGCCCGCTGGCCGGTGCGCCGGGCGCGCTGGGCGTGCCGCTTACGCCGGGGCGCTCCATGGCGGTCGACCGCTCTTACATTCCGCTGGGAAGCCCGGTATGGGTGCAGGCGCAGGTTCCGGTTTCAGGCCACCTGGCCACATGGAACAGGCTCGACTTCGCGCAGGATCTGGGCACCGACATAAAGGGACCGGACCGGGCCGATCTGTATATGGGCTGGGGGCCGGAGGCGGCGCAGGCGGCGGGAAACCTGCATTCACCCGGCCAGATGATCCTGCTGGTGCCCCGCAGCGAACCGGGGCGAGAAAAGAAGCACAGCCACAAGCACAAACATAAACACTAG
- a CDS encoding S-methyl-5'-thioadenosine phosphorylase codes for MSTNAATGEQIEPVIGLIGGSGLYDIEGLEDKEWRTVETPWGKPSDQLLFGRLDGVRCVFLPRHGRGHPLPPSRLNYRANIDALKRSGVTDIVSLSAVGSLKEELPPGHFVVIDQFIDRSFAREKSFFDTGCVAHVGMADPLCPRIGDVLEGQCRELGLDVTRGGTYLVMEGPQFSTRAESNLYRSWGCSVVGMTNMPEAKLAREAEICYATVAMVTDYDCWHDDHDSVTVDAVVKVMQQNASRARALVRSVIPKLGAKRGPCYAGCDRALEHAIITAPEKRDPALLAKLEAVAGRVLNRS; via the coding sequence ATGTCCACTAACGCTGCCACCGGCGAGCAGATCGAGCCGGTTATCGGCCTGATCGGCGGGTCCGGCCTGTATGATATCGAAGGCCTTGAGGACAAGGAATGGCGCACGGTCGAGACCCCGTGGGGCAAGCCGTCCGACCAGCTTCTGTTTGGCAGGCTTGATGGCGTGCGCTGCGTGTTCCTGCCGCGTCATGGCCGGGGCCACCCGCTGCCGCCCTCGCGCCTGAACTACCGCGCCAATATCGATGCGCTCAAGCGTTCGGGCGTGACCGATATCGTCTCGCTCTCGGCGGTCGGCTCGCTCAAGGAAGAACTGCCGCCGGGCCATTTCGTGGTCATCGATCAGTTCATCGACCGCTCGTTCGCGCGCGAGAAGAGCTTTTTCGATACCGGCTGCGTGGCCCATGTCGGCATGGCCGACCCGCTGTGTCCGCGCATTGGCGATGTGCTTGAAGGCCAGTGCCGCGAACTCGGGCTGGATGTGACCCGTGGCGGCACCTACCTGGTCATGGAAGGCCCGCAGTTCTCCACCCGCGCCGAGAGCAACCTCTACCGCTCATGGGGTTGCTCGGTGGTGGGCATGACCAACATGCCCGAGGCCAAGCTCGCCCGTGAGGCCGAGATCTGCTACGCCACCGTCGCCATGGTCACCGATTATGACTGCTGGCACGACGACCATGACAGCGTCACGGTCGATGCAGTGGTCAAGGTGATGCAGCAGAACGCCAGCCGCGCGCGCGCGCTCGTGCGTTCGGTCATTCCCAAGCTCGGCGCGAAGCGTGGCCCCTGTTACGCAGGTTGCGACCGCGCACTCGAGCACGCCATCATCACCGCACCTGAAAAGCGCGACCCGGCCCTGCTTGCCAAGCTTGAGGCCGTTGCAGGCCGCGTACTGAACCGCAGCTAA
- a CDS encoding dienelactone hydrolase family protein: MGAVVTVTAADGHEFSAYRAGRPDAARAVVVVQEIFGVTPYIRAVCDAFAAQGYQAIAPALFDRARRDAILPYDNAGVHEGLKLRAETGQENALRDLVAAADVLTTEKKGIVGFCWGGKLAWEAACHTKAFAAAVAWYGGGIAETRSQVPNCPVQLHFGAEDAHIPADDVDAIRAAHEEIEIFTYEGADHGFGCTDRPSYNEAAATLAMQRTLSFFEHWL, encoded by the coding sequence ATGGGCGCAGTCGTAACCGTTACAGCGGCGGACGGGCATGAATTTTCCGCCTATCGGGCCGGTCGGCCCGATGCGGCGCGCGCCGTGGTGGTGGTGCAGGAAATATTTGGCGTTACCCCCTATATCCGCGCGGTGTGCGACGCCTTTGCCGCCCAGGGCTATCAGGCCATTGCCCCCGCCCTGTTTGACCGCGCGCGGCGCGATGCCATCCTGCCCTATGACAATGCGGGCGTACACGAAGGGCTGAAACTGCGTGCCGAAACAGGGCAGGAGAACGCGCTGCGCGACCTCGTGGCCGCAGCCGATGTGCTGACAACCGAGAAGAAGGGCATCGTGGGGTTCTGCTGGGGCGGCAAGCTGGCATGGGAGGCCGCATGCCACACCAAGGCCTTCGCGGCGGCGGTGGCATGGTATGGCGGCGGCATTGCCGAGACCCGCAGCCAAGTGCCCAACTGCCCCGTGCAGCTGCATTTTGGCGCGGAAGACGCCCATATTCCGGCAGACGACGTGGACGCCATCCGGGCTGCACATGAGGAGATCGAGATCTTTACCTATGAGGGTGCCGATCACGGCTTTGGCTGCACGGATCGCCCGTCTTACAACGAGGCCGCCGCCACCCTGGCCATGCAGCGCACGCTGAGCTTTTTCGAGCACTGGCTATAA
- a CDS encoding uroporphyrinogen-III synthase, with the protein MPKAPNPPSDPVARNGVIITRPPPGLAPTMAAVGGLGWQAIAAPLLHVETLALARGTPRPDAIVLTSGQAIAAVNRPAWHDVPCYVVGHATGERARAVGFAHVITAAGTADDLSALLRAALPARGLLLLAVGRGYGHDMARALRAEGFRVVRRCVYAVSPARRLPPQAAQALGAGQVAAILFYSTRTAQAFLAVLGASQAARLRQVVAVAMSDGVAAALATGPAWRAIRVAGRPDQAAMLACLGEAR; encoded by the coding sequence TTGCCGAAAGCGCCTAATCCGCCATCCGACCCCGTTGCGCGCAACGGGGTCATCATTACCCGCCCCCCGCCGGGCCTCGCCCCCACCATGGCGGCGGTGGGCGGACTGGGGTGGCAGGCCATCGCCGCCCCCCTGCTGCATGTCGAAACCCTTGCCCTGGCCCGGGGCACGCCCCGGCCCGATGCCATCGTGCTGACCAGCGGGCAGGCCATTGCCGCCGTCAATCGCCCTGCGTGGCACGATGTGCCCTGTTACGTTGTGGGCCACGCTACGGGTGAGCGTGCACGGGCCGTCGGCTTTGCGCATGTCATCACGGCGGCTGGCACGGCGGATGATCTGAGCGCGTTGCTGCGTGCGGCCCTGCCCGCGCGGGGTCTGCTGCTGCTGGCCGTGGGGCGTGGTTACGGACATGACATGGCGCGGGCGCTGCGGGCGGAGGGGTTTCGCGTGGTGCGGCGCTGTGTCTATGCGGTCAGCCCCGCGCGGCGTCTGCCCCCGCAGGCGGCACAAGCGCTCGGGGCAGGGCAGGTGGCGGCGATCCTGTTCTATTCCACCCGCACGGCGCAGGCTTTTCTTGCCGTGCTGGGTGCCTCGCAGGCTGCGAGGCTGAGGCAGGTAGTCGCCGTGGCCATGTCAGATGGCGTGGCAGCCGCCCTGGCCACCGGGCCTGCTTGGCGGGCCATACGCGTGGCGGGGCGGCCGGATCAGGCCGCCATGCTCGCCTGCCTTGGCGAAGCCCGCTGA